In Pelecanus crispus isolate bPelCri1 chromosome 16, bPelCri1.pri, whole genome shotgun sequence, the following proteins share a genomic window:
- the HMGCL gene encoding hydroxymethylglutaryl-CoA lyase, mitochondrial isoform X2, whose amino-acid sequence MPQCATASLPRDGPRGQGSAAAAAGAFPKRVKVVEVGPRDGLQNEKNVVPTPVKINLINMLSETGLQVIEATSFVSPKWVPQMADHTEVMQGINKLPGISYPVLTPNLKGFQAAVAAGAKEVSIFGAASELFTKKNINCSIEESLERFDEVMTAARAASIPVRGYVSCVLGCPYEGKISAAKVAEVSKKMYSMGCYEISLGDTIGVGTPGSMKEMLTAVMKEVPVGALAVHCHDTYGQALANILVALQMGVSVVDASVAGLGGCPYARGASGNVATEDLVYMLNGLGIHTGVDLQKLMDTGTFICNALNRRTNSKVSQASCRL is encoded by the exons ATGCCGCAGTGCGCCACCGCATCGCTGCCGCGGGACGGCCCGCGGGGACAG GGcagcgccgcggcggcggccggagccTTCCCGAAGCGTGTGAAGGTGGTGGAGGTGGGGCCGCGCGACGGGCTCCAGAACGAGAAG aATGTTGTACCGACACCCGTGAAAATCAATTTAATCAATATGCTGTCAGAGACGGGGCTTCAGGTTATAGAGGCCACCAGCTTTGTTTCCCCCAAATGGGTTCCCCAG ATGGCTGACCATACTGAAGTCATGCAAGGAATTAATAAGTTGCCTGGTATTAGTTATCCTGTGCTGACCCCTAATCTGAAAGGATTTCAGGCAGCG GTGGCAGCAGGGGCCAAGGAAGTGTCGATCTTCGGAGCAGCATCTGAGCTCTTCACCAAGAAGAACATCAACTGTTCCATAGAGGAGAGTTTGGAGAGGTTCGATGAAGTGATGACTGCAGCGAGAGCGGCCAGCATTCCTGTCCGGGG ATACGTTTCCTGTGTCCTTGGTTGTCCCTATGAAGGGAAGATTTCTGCAGCTAAAGTTGCAGAG GTCTCAAAGAAAATGTACTCGATGGGATGCTACGAGATTTCCCTTGGTGACACCATTGGCGTTGGGACCCCAGGGAGCATGAAGGAGATGCTGACAGCAGTCATGAAAGAGGTGCCAGTTGGGGCTCTTGCTGTTCACTGCCATGACACCTACGGGCAAGCTCTTGCCAACATCTTGGTAGCGCTTCAG ATGGGCGTGAGCGTGGTTGATGCTTCCGTCGCTGGCCTTGGAGGCTGCCCCTATGCCCGAGGAGCTTCGGGAAACGTTGCTACGGAGGACTTGGTGTACATGCTGAATGGCCTGGGCATCCACACG gGTGTGGATCTGCAGAAGCTGATGGACACAGGCACGTTTATTTGCAATGCTCTCAACAGACGAACCAATTCCAAAGTGTCCCAGGCATCTTGCAGACTGTGA
- the HMGCL gene encoding hydroxymethylglutaryl-CoA lyase, mitochondrial isoform X1: protein MAAARRLLPPWAPWLRPGSGAGERGRGARLTLSLSSLSPQGSAAAAAGAFPKRVKVVEVGPRDGLQNEKNVVPTPVKINLINMLSETGLQVIEATSFVSPKWVPQMADHTEVMQGINKLPGISYPVLTPNLKGFQAAVAAGAKEVSIFGAASELFTKKNINCSIEESLERFDEVMTAARAASIPVRGYVSCVLGCPYEGKISAAKVAEVSKKMYSMGCYEISLGDTIGVGTPGSMKEMLTAVMKEVPVGALAVHCHDTYGQALANILVALQMGVSVVDASVAGLGGCPYARGASGNVATEDLVYMLNGLGIHTGVDLQKLMDTGTFICNALNRRTNSKVSQASCRL from the exons atggcggcggcgcggcggctgcTGCCGCCCTGGGCGCCGTGGCtgcggccggggagcggggccggggagcggggccgcggggcccggctgACGCTGTCCCTGTCGTCCCTCTCTCCCCAGGGcagcgccgcggcggcggccggagccTTCCCGAAGCGTGTGAAGGTGGTGGAGGTGGGGCCGCGCGACGGGCTCCAGAACGAGAAG aATGTTGTACCGACACCCGTGAAAATCAATTTAATCAATATGCTGTCAGAGACGGGGCTTCAGGTTATAGAGGCCACCAGCTTTGTTTCCCCCAAATGGGTTCCCCAG ATGGCTGACCATACTGAAGTCATGCAAGGAATTAATAAGTTGCCTGGTATTAGTTATCCTGTGCTGACCCCTAATCTGAAAGGATTTCAGGCAGCG GTGGCAGCAGGGGCCAAGGAAGTGTCGATCTTCGGAGCAGCATCTGAGCTCTTCACCAAGAAGAACATCAACTGTTCCATAGAGGAGAGTTTGGAGAGGTTCGATGAAGTGATGACTGCAGCGAGAGCGGCCAGCATTCCTGTCCGGGG ATACGTTTCCTGTGTCCTTGGTTGTCCCTATGAAGGGAAGATTTCTGCAGCTAAAGTTGCAGAG GTCTCAAAGAAAATGTACTCGATGGGATGCTACGAGATTTCCCTTGGTGACACCATTGGCGTTGGGACCCCAGGGAGCATGAAGGAGATGCTGACAGCAGTCATGAAAGAGGTGCCAGTTGGGGCTCTTGCTGTTCACTGCCATGACACCTACGGGCAAGCTCTTGCCAACATCTTGGTAGCGCTTCAG ATGGGCGTGAGCGTGGTTGATGCTTCCGTCGCTGGCCTTGGAGGCTGCCCCTATGCCCGAGGAGCTTCGGGAAACGTTGCTACGGAGGACTTGGTGTACATGCTGAATGGCCTGGGCATCCACACG gGTGTGGATCTGCAGAAGCTGATGGACACAGGCACGTTTATTTGCAATGCTCTCAACAGACGAACCAATTCCAAAGTGTCCCAGGCATCTTGCAGACTGTGA
- the HMGCL gene encoding hydroxymethylglutaryl-CoA lyase, mitochondrial isoform X3 → MAAARRLLPPWAPWLRPGSGAGERAFPKRVKVVEVGPRDGLQNEKNVVPTPVKINLINMLSETGLQVIEATSFVSPKWVPQMADHTEVMQGINKLPGISYPVLTPNLKGFQAAVAAGAKEVSIFGAASELFTKKNINCSIEESLERFDEVMTAARAASIPVRGYVSCVLGCPYEGKISAAKVAEVSKKMYSMGCYEISLGDTIGVGTPGSMKEMLTAVMKEVPVGALAVHCHDTYGQALANILVALQMGVSVVDASVAGLGGCPYARGASGNVATEDLVYMLNGLGIHTGVDLQKLMDTGTFICNALNRRTNSKVSQASCRL, encoded by the exons atggcggcggcgcggcggctgcTGCCGCCCTGGGCGCCGTGGCtgcggccggggagcggggccggggagcggg ccTTCCCGAAGCGTGTGAAGGTGGTGGAGGTGGGGCCGCGCGACGGGCTCCAGAACGAGAAG aATGTTGTACCGACACCCGTGAAAATCAATTTAATCAATATGCTGTCAGAGACGGGGCTTCAGGTTATAGAGGCCACCAGCTTTGTTTCCCCCAAATGGGTTCCCCAG ATGGCTGACCATACTGAAGTCATGCAAGGAATTAATAAGTTGCCTGGTATTAGTTATCCTGTGCTGACCCCTAATCTGAAAGGATTTCAGGCAGCG GTGGCAGCAGGGGCCAAGGAAGTGTCGATCTTCGGAGCAGCATCTGAGCTCTTCACCAAGAAGAACATCAACTGTTCCATAGAGGAGAGTTTGGAGAGGTTCGATGAAGTGATGACTGCAGCGAGAGCGGCCAGCATTCCTGTCCGGGG ATACGTTTCCTGTGTCCTTGGTTGTCCCTATGAAGGGAAGATTTCTGCAGCTAAAGTTGCAGAG GTCTCAAAGAAAATGTACTCGATGGGATGCTACGAGATTTCCCTTGGTGACACCATTGGCGTTGGGACCCCAGGGAGCATGAAGGAGATGCTGACAGCAGTCATGAAAGAGGTGCCAGTTGGGGCTCTTGCTGTTCACTGCCATGACACCTACGGGCAAGCTCTTGCCAACATCTTGGTAGCGCTTCAG ATGGGCGTGAGCGTGGTTGATGCTTCCGTCGCTGGCCTTGGAGGCTGCCCCTATGCCCGAGGAGCTTCGGGAAACGTTGCTACGGAGGACTTGGTGTACATGCTGAATGGCCTGGGCATCCACACG gGTGTGGATCTGCAGAAGCTGATGGACACAGGCACGTTTATTTGCAATGCTCTCAACAGACGAACCAATTCCAAAGTGTCCCAGGCATCTTGCAGACTGTGA
- the GALE gene encoding UDP-glucose 4-epimerase — MAEKILVTGGAGYIGSHCVLELVEAGYVPVVIDNFHNAIRGADALPESLRRVQEIVRQPILFQELDITDEAALQELFTKHHFSAVMHFAGLKAVGESVQKPLEYYRVNLTGTIRLLETMKAHGVRNIVFSSSATVYGDPKYLPLDENHPVGGCTNPYGKSKYFIEEMIQDLCKAEKDWNAILLRYFNPIGAHESGMIGEDPQGIPNNLMPYVAQVAVGRREFLSVFGNDYKTDDGTGVRDYIHVVDLAKGHIAALKKLKGNCGCKIYNLGTGTGYSVLQMVRAMEKASGREIKYKITGRREGDVASCYANPALAERELGWKAAFGLDKMCEDLWRWQLQNPTGFSKN, encoded by the exons ATGGCAGAGAAGATCCTGGTGACCGGCGGAGCTGGCTACATCGGCAGTCACTGTGtgctggagctggtggaggCTGGCTATGTCCCCGTGGTCATAGACAACTTTCACAATGCCATCCGAG GGGCAGACGCGCTCCCCGAGAGCCTCCGACGTGTGCAGGAGATCGTGCGCCAGCCCATCCTCTTCCAGGAGCTGGATATCACTGACGAGGCAGCGCTGCAGGAGCTCTTCACTAAG CACCATTTCTCAGCCGTGATGCACTTTGCGGGGCTGAAGGCAGTGGGGGAGTCTGTGCAGAAGCCCCTGGAGTACTACAGGGTGAACCTCACTGGGACCATCCGGCTGCTGGAG ACCATGAAAGCCCACGGCGTGAGGAACATCGtgttcagcagctctgccaccGTCTATGGAGACCCCAAGTACCTGCCCCTGGATGAGAACCACCCGGTTGGAGGCTGCACCAACCCCTACGGCAAATCCAAGTACTTCATCGAGGAAATGATTCAAGatctctgcaaagcagagaag GACTGGAACGCCATTCTCCTGCGCTATTTCAACCCCATTGGGGCCCACGAGTCAGGCATGATCGGAGAAGATCCTCAGGGGATCCCCAACAACCTCATGCCCTACGTGGCGCAG GTGGCAGTGGGGCGCCGGGAATTCCTGAGCGTGTTCGGGAACGACTACAAGACGGATGATGGAACGG GCGTCAGGGATTACATCCACGTCGTGGATTTGGCCAAGGGCCATATTGCTGCTTTGAAGAAGCTCAAGGGGAACTGCGGCTGCAAG ATCTACAATCTGGGCACGGGCACCGGCTACTCCGTCCTGCAGATGGTCCGGGCAATGGAGAAAGCCTCAGGGCGGGAG aTCAAGTACAAGATCACGGGCCGGCGGGAGGGAGACGTTGCCTCCTGCTATGCCAACCCGGCACTGGCCGAGCGCGAGctgggctggaaagctgcctttgGCCTGGACAAGATGT GCGAGGACCTGTGGCGGTGGCAGCTACAGAATCCCACAGGCTTCAGCAAGAACTGA
- the LYPLA2 gene encoding acyl-protein thioesterase 2 isoform X4: MCGNNMSVPLLADAVTVSGAERETAAVIFLHGLGDTGHSWADALSSIRLPYVKYICPHAFDLMGLTPDAPEDEVGIKKAAENIKAIIEHEMKNGIPPNRIILGGFSQGGALSLYTALTCQHQLAGIVALSCWLPLHKAFPQAANNGVNKDIAILQCHGEMDPMIPVRFGALTAEKLKSVVTPAKVQFKTYPGVMHSSCPQEMMAVKEFIEKLLPRI; this comes from the exons ATGTGTGGTAACAACATGTCTGTCCCCCTCCTCGCTGATGCAGTGACTGTCTCAGGGGCAGAGCGGGAGACTGCCGCG GTAATTTTTTTACATGGCCTTGGAGACACGGG gcACAGCTGGGCTGATGCTCTCTCCTCCATCCGCCTCCCCTATGTGAAATATATTTGCCCTCACGC gtTCGATCTGATGGGGTTGACTCCGGATGCGCCTGAGGATGAAGTTGGGATCAAGAAAGCCgcagaaaaca TTAAAGCAATTATCGAGCATGAGATGAAGAACGGGATCCCACCCAACCGCATCATCCTGGGGGGCTTCTCACAG GGCGGTGCCTTGTCGCTGTACACGGCTCTCAcctgccagcaccagctggCCGGCATCGTGGCGCTCAGCTGCTGGCTCCCGCTGCACAAGGCCTTCCCGCAG GCGGCAAATAACGGCGTGAACAAGGACATCGCCATCCTGCAGTGCCACGGGGAGATGGACCCCATGATCCCCGTCCGCTTCGGGGCCCTCACTGCTGAGAAGCTGAAATCTGTTGTCACCCCCGCCAAGGTCCAGTTCAAAACCTACCCCGGCGTGATGCACAGTTCCTGTCCTCAG GAGATGATGGCGGTGAAGGAGTTCATCGAGAAGCTGCTGCCCCGGATCTAA
- the LYPLA2 gene encoding acyl-protein thioesterase 2 isoform X2, which yields MCGNNMSVPLLADAVTVSGAERETAAVIFLHGLGDTGHSWADALSSIRLPYVKYICPHAPRIPVTLNMKMVMPSWFDLMGLTPDAPEDEVGIKKAAENIKAIIEHEMKNGIPPNRIILGGFSQGGALSLYTALTCQHQLAGIVALSCWLPLHKAFPQAANNGVNKDIAILQCHGEMDPMIPVRFGALTAEKLKSVVTPAKVQFKTYPGVMHSSCPQEMMAVKEFIEKLLPRI from the exons ATGTGTGGTAACAACATGTCTGTCCCCCTCCTCGCTGATGCAGTGACTGTCTCAGGGGCAGAGCGGGAGACTGCCGCG GTAATTTTTTTACATGGCCTTGGAGACACGGG gcACAGCTGGGCTGATGCTCTCTCCTCCATCCGCCTCCCCTATGTGAAATATATTTGCCCTCACGC GCCCCGGATCCCAGTGACCCTCAACATGAAGATGGTTATGCCCTCCTG gtTCGATCTGATGGGGTTGACTCCGGATGCGCCTGAGGATGAAGTTGGGATCAAGAAAGCCgcagaaaaca TTAAAGCAATTATCGAGCATGAGATGAAGAACGGGATCCCACCCAACCGCATCATCCTGGGGGGCTTCTCACAG GGCGGTGCCTTGTCGCTGTACACGGCTCTCAcctgccagcaccagctggCCGGCATCGTGGCGCTCAGCTGCTGGCTCCCGCTGCACAAGGCCTTCCCGCAG GCGGCAAATAACGGCGTGAACAAGGACATCGCCATCCTGCAGTGCCACGGGGAGATGGACCCCATGATCCCCGTCCGCTTCGGGGCCCTCACTGCTGAGAAGCTGAAATCTGTTGTCACCCCCGCCAAGGTCCAGTTCAAAACCTACCCCGGCGTGATGCACAGTTCCTGTCCTCAG GAGATGATGGCGGTGAAGGAGTTCATCGAGAAGCTGCTGCCCCGGATCTAA
- the LYPLA2 gene encoding acyl-protein thioesterase 2 isoform X5: MCGNNMSVPLLADAVTVSGAERETAAVIFLHGLGDTGHSWADALSSIRLPYVKYICPHAPRIPVTLNMKMVMPSWFDLMGLTPDAPEDEVGIKKAAENIKAIIEHEMKNGIPPNRIILGGFSQAANNGVNKDIAILQCHGEMDPMIPVRFGALTAEKLKSVVTPAKVQFKTYPGVMHSSCPQEMMAVKEFIEKLLPRI; encoded by the exons ATGTGTGGTAACAACATGTCTGTCCCCCTCCTCGCTGATGCAGTGACTGTCTCAGGGGCAGAGCGGGAGACTGCCGCG GTAATTTTTTTACATGGCCTTGGAGACACGGG gcACAGCTGGGCTGATGCTCTCTCCTCCATCCGCCTCCCCTATGTGAAATATATTTGCCCTCACGC GCCCCGGATCCCAGTGACCCTCAACATGAAGATGGTTATGCCCTCCTG gtTCGATCTGATGGGGTTGACTCCGGATGCGCCTGAGGATGAAGTTGGGATCAAGAAAGCCgcagaaaaca TTAAAGCAATTATCGAGCATGAGATGAAGAACGGGATCCCACCCAACCGCATCATCCTGGGGGGCTTCTCACAG GCGGCAAATAACGGCGTGAACAAGGACATCGCCATCCTGCAGTGCCACGGGGAGATGGACCCCATGATCCCCGTCCGCTTCGGGGCCCTCACTGCTGAGAAGCTGAAATCTGTTGTCACCCCCGCCAAGGTCCAGTTCAAAACCTACCCCGGCGTGATGCACAGTTCCTGTCCTCAG GAGATGATGGCGGTGAAGGAGTTCATCGAGAAGCTGCTGCCCCGGATCTAA
- the LYPLA2 gene encoding acyl-protein thioesterase 2 isoform X3: MCGNNMSVPLLADAVTVSGAERETAAVIFLHGLGDTGHSWADALSSIRLPYVKYICPHAPRIPVTLNMKMVMPSWFDLMGLTPDAPEDEVGIKKAAENIKAIIEHEMKNGIPPNRIILGGFSQGGALSLYTALTCQHQLAGIVALSCWLPLHKAFPQCHGEMDPMIPVRFGALTAEKLKSVVTPAKVQFKTYPGVMHSSCPQEMMAVKEFIEKLLPRI, encoded by the exons ATGTGTGGTAACAACATGTCTGTCCCCCTCCTCGCTGATGCAGTGACTGTCTCAGGGGCAGAGCGGGAGACTGCCGCG GTAATTTTTTTACATGGCCTTGGAGACACGGG gcACAGCTGGGCTGATGCTCTCTCCTCCATCCGCCTCCCCTATGTGAAATATATTTGCCCTCACGC GCCCCGGATCCCAGTGACCCTCAACATGAAGATGGTTATGCCCTCCTG gtTCGATCTGATGGGGTTGACTCCGGATGCGCCTGAGGATGAAGTTGGGATCAAGAAAGCCgcagaaaaca TTAAAGCAATTATCGAGCATGAGATGAAGAACGGGATCCCACCCAACCGCATCATCCTGGGGGGCTTCTCACAG GGCGGTGCCTTGTCGCTGTACACGGCTCTCAcctgccagcaccagctggCCGGCATCGTGGCGCTCAGCTGCTGGCTCCCGCTGCACAAGGCCTTCCCGCAG TGCCACGGGGAGATGGACCCCATGATCCCCGTCCGCTTCGGGGCCCTCACTGCTGAGAAGCTGAAATCTGTTGTCACCCCCGCCAAGGTCCAGTTCAAAACCTACCCCGGCGTGATGCACAGTTCCTGTCCTCAG GAGATGATGGCGGTGAAGGAGTTCATCGAGAAGCTGCTGCCCCGGATCTAA
- the LYPLA2 gene encoding acyl-protein thioesterase 2 isoform X1, translating into MIPAAWQPPTSRGFDFLLSLRQADKHCGFSSPWVWGCLCERVSLMCKATLEDSVRHGGNKRLLPAQEVLPPPLLIAAPLPPAAGLCVLPFALPQRRSVPRICVGIQAAGVGRTWENNTGAGGQQPWRKPVLGGNPSPSPASSKMVGQALNSLLSSLPRHSWADALSSIRLPYVKYICPHAPRIPVTLNMKMVMPSWFDLMGLTPDAPEDEVGIKKAAENIKAIIEHEMKNGIPPNRIILGGFSQGGALSLYTALTCQHQLAGIVALSCWLPLHKAFPQAANNGVNKDIAILQCHGEMDPMIPVRFGALTAEKLKSVVTPAKVQFKTYPGVMHSSCPQEMMAVKEFIEKLLPRI; encoded by the exons ATGATCCCggcagcctggcagccccccacctcccgcgggtttgattttctgctttctttaagGCAGGCAGATAAGCACTGCGGTTTTTCCAGTCCTTGGGTGTGGGGTTGTCTATGCGAGCGCGTCTCTCTAATGTGCAAGGCCACCTTAGAGGACAGTGTGAGACACGGCGGTAACAAAAGGCTTCTCCCTGCGCAGGAggttctccctcctcccttgcTGATAGCAGCTCCTCTACCTCCAGCTGCGGGGCTTTGTGTTCTGCCTTTTGCCCTGCCGCAGAGGAGATCTGTGCCGAGGATTTGTGTTGGGATTCAggctgctggggtgggcaggaCCTGGGAAAATAACACAGGGGCAGGGGGCCAACAGCCTTGGAGAAAACCTGTCCTTGGAGGAAATCCCTCACCTTCACCAGCATCCTCCAAAATGGTCGGGCAAGCCTTGaactccctcctctcctctctccccaggcACAGCTGGGCTGATGCTCTCTCCTCCATCCGCCTCCCCTATGTGAAATATATTTGCCCTCACGC GCCCCGGATCCCAGTGACCCTCAACATGAAGATGGTTATGCCCTCCTG gtTCGATCTGATGGGGTTGACTCCGGATGCGCCTGAGGATGAAGTTGGGATCAAGAAAGCCgcagaaaaca TTAAAGCAATTATCGAGCATGAGATGAAGAACGGGATCCCACCCAACCGCATCATCCTGGGGGGCTTCTCACAG GGCGGTGCCTTGTCGCTGTACACGGCTCTCAcctgccagcaccagctggCCGGCATCGTGGCGCTCAGCTGCTGGCTCCCGCTGCACAAGGCCTTCCCGCAG GCGGCAAATAACGGCGTGAACAAGGACATCGCCATCCTGCAGTGCCACGGGGAGATGGACCCCATGATCCCCGTCCGCTTCGGGGCCCTCACTGCTGAGAAGCTGAAATCTGTTGTCACCCCCGCCAAGGTCCAGTTCAAAACCTACCCCGGCGTGATGCACAGTTCCTGTCCTCAG GAGATGATGGCGGTGAAGGAGTTCATCGAGAAGCTGCTGCCCCGGATCTAA
- the PITHD1 gene encoding PITH domain-containing protein 1, which produces MAHGHGRCCCCCGEAAAVGGERGAAWGLYLRIDRQRLQCLNERREGSGALVFRAWEERGDRAQFVESDDDEELLFNIPFTGNVKLKGVIVMGEDDDTHPAEMRLFRNIPHMSFDDAAREPDQTFSLNRDPTGELEYATKIARFSNVYHLSIHFPKNFGAETTKIFYIGLKGEWTEAHRHEVTICNYEASANPADHKLEQITPQTHFIS; this is translated from the exons ATGGCGCACGGTCACGGGCGCTGCTGTTGTTGctgcggggaggcggcggcggtcggcggggagcggggcgcggcCTGGGGGCTCTACCTGCGCATCGACCGGCAGCGGCTGCAATGTCTCAACGAGCgccgggaggggagcggcgCGCTCGTCTTCCGCGCTTGGGAGGAGCGCGGCGATCGCGCCCAg TTCGTAGAAAGTGACGATGACGAGGAGCTTCTGTTTAACATCCC GTTTACGGGCAACGTGAAGTTAAAAGGAGTAATTGTGATGGGAGAAGACGATGATACACATCCAGCAGAGATGAGGCT gTTCAGGAACATTCCTCACATGTCCTTTGATGATGCAGCCAGGGAACCGGACCAGACGTTCAGCCTGAACCGGGATCCGACGGGCGAGCTGGAGTACGCCACCAA aattGCCCGTTTCTCCAACGTTTACCACCTCTCCATCCACTTTCCGAAGAACTTTGGAGCAGAGACAACGAAGATCTTTTATATAGGTCTGAAGGGAGAGTGGACAGAG GCTCATCGCCACGAAGTCACCATCTGCAATTACGAAGCATCAGCAAACCCAGCTGATCACAAGTTGGAACAAATCACCCCACAGACTCACTTCATCTCCTAA